CGGCGCTGGACCGCGGCAATGTCTTCTACACCGTGCCGGCCGCCGAGGTCGATCTGTGGATCAAGGCCAGCCATCCGCTCTACGACGAATGGGCGGCCGATATGGACAAGCGCGGTCTGCCCGGCAAGCAGATGCTGCAGGACGCGCAAGGCCTGCTGGCCAAGTACAAGAAGTAAGGCGTGGCCGTGCCCGCCGGCCTGCGAACCCTGGCGCGCTGGTGCGCGCTGGCCGGCTGCCTTTGCGCCAGCCTGACCGCGCTGCTGACCGTGGCCAGCATCATCGGGCGCTCCTGGCTGGCGCGCCCGATCCAGGGCGATGTGGAGCTGACCCAGTTCGGCATCGCGCTGTGCATCGCGCTGTGCCTGCCCTGGTGCCAGCTGCAGCGCGGCAACATCATCGTGGACTTCTTCACCCAGGCCGCGCCCGCGCCGGTGCAGCGCGGGCTGGACCGCCTTGGCGCCCTGCTGTTGGCGGTGATGCTGGGTCTGCTGGCCTGGCGTGCCGGCGCCGGCGCGCTGGCGGTGCGCGAGGCCGGGGAGACCAGCATGATCCTGGGCTGGCCGATGTGGTTCAGCTACGCGGCGCTGGCGCCCGGCCTGGCGCTCAGCGGCCTGATCGCGCTGCTGCAGGCCTGGCGGGGCGGAGCGGGGCGATGACGGTCGGCCTCGCGATCTTCGCCGCCATGCTGCTGCTGATGGCGCTGCGTGTGCCCATCGCCGCGGCGATGTTCATTCCCGGCGCCCTCGGCTACGCCTGGATGACCAGCGACATGGCGCTGCTGAACCTGCTCAAGGGCAGTGCGGTGGCGCGGCTGTCGGTCTACGACCTCTCGGTGATTCCGCTGTTCCTGCTGATGGGCCAGTTCGCCACCCAGGGGGGCTTGAGCCGCGCGCTCTTCAAGGCGGCGGCGGCCTTCGTGGGGCACAAGCGCGGCGGCCTGGCGATGGCGGCCATCATGGCCTCGGCAGCCTTCGGCGCGGTGTGCGGCTCGTCCGTTGCCACCTGTGCCACCATCACCCAGGTGGCCTATGAGGAAATGAAGCGCGGCGGCTACCACGGCCGCCTCTCCACCGCGGTGCTGGCCACCGGCGGCACGCTGGGCATCCTGATCCCGCCCTCGGTGCCCCTGGTGGTCTATGCCATCCTGACCGAGCAGAACATTGCCAAGCTGTTCGCCGCGGCCTTTGTGCCGGGGCTGATCGCCACCGCCGGCTACCTGATCGTGATCGCGCTCTACTGCAGGCTGCGGCCCGAGCTGGCCCAGCCCTCGGTGCGCCTGCCCTGGAGCCAGCGCTGGCGCGCGCTGCTGGGCGTGTGGCCCATGGTGCTGATCTTCGTGATCGTGTTCGGCGGCATCTACGGCGGCCTGTTCTCGCCCACCGAGGGGGCGGCGGTGGGCGCGATCGCCACCTTCGTGACCGGGCGCTTCAGCGGCGAGCTGAACAACGAGGGCCTGCGGCGCAGCTTCCTGGGCACGGCCGAGACCACCGCCATGGTGTTCATGATCTTTCTCGGCGCCGACATGATGAACTCCTCGCTGGCGCTGACCCAGATGCCGGCGCGCCTGGCCGACTGGGTCGGGCATCTGCAGGTGCATCCGCTCGTCATCGTCGCATCCATCCTGGCCTTCTACATCGTGCTGGGCTGCGTGATGGACGAGCTCTCGATGCTGCTGCTGACGATTCCGGTGATCTTCCCTACCGTGATGGGCCTGGACCTCTGGGGCCTCAGCCCCGAGCACAAGGCGATCTGGTTCGGCGTGCTGGTGCTGATGACGGTGGGCATAGGCATGCTGGCGCCGCCGGTGGGTCTGAACGTCTATGTGGTGAACGGCATGGCGCGCGACGTGCCGATGAACGAGACCTACAAGGGTGTGATGCCCTTCCTGGCCTCGGACCTGCTGCGCATCGTGCTGCTGCTGTTCTTCCCGGCCGTCACGCTGGCGGCGCTCAGCCTGTTCTGAATTCACCGGGCTGTCACGGCCGGGGGCTAGGCTGGCGCGCAACGCGACCATGCCGAGCAGCGCCTATGCCGGGACATCCCGCCCATGACTGGACCGAGCCCGACCCGGCCCTGCCCGAGCGCATGGTGGCGGTGGCGGCAGCCAGCCTGGGGCTGCGCCAGCGCGCCGCCTTCTTTGTCTGGGCCCAGACCCAGATGCAGGGCCTGCTGCCGCATCAGCTGCTGGTGTGCGCGCTGGAACAGCAGGGGCAGTGGCGGGCCGATGTGTTCAATAGCCTGCCGCTGCCGGCGCCCTTGGGTGCGCGCCTGCAGGACCTGCGCCAGCCCGCCTGGCTGGCATTGCAGAGGCAATGGCGGCAGGCGCCGCTGAGCATGGCGGTGGCGGAGCTGCCGGATGAGCTGGCCGGGGCGCTGGGCCAGGCGGGCTATGCGCAGCTGCTGCTGCATGGGGCCGCCGCGCCCGGGCGTGCCCAGCGCGCCGAGGCCTGGTTTCTCTGGGCCCGCAGCGGCGCGGCCTATACCCGGGCGCATGGCCAGCTCGCCGCCTGGTTGATGCCCCATCTGCACGCGGCCTGGCGTCAGGTGCAGGCCGCCGGCCAGCGCCTGGCAGAGCCGGGCGACGCAGCGTCGGGCCTCACCGCACGCGAGCAGCAAATCCTTGCCCTGCTGTGCCTGGGCCTGAGCAACCAGGCGATCGCGCAGCGCCTGGACCTGAGCGCGCTGACGGTGAAGAACCATGTGCAGAAGCTGCTGCGCAAGCTGCGCGCCAGCAACCGCGCCCAGGCCGCGGCGATGGCCATGGCGCAGCGCCTTGTCAGCGTTTGAGGGGCGGCAGGCGCTCCAGCCCGGCCAGCAGCAGCAGGCCCAGGGCCACACCCACCATATCGGCCAGCACATCGGCCGCCTCGGCGCTGCGGCCGGGTACCTGGGTCTGCACCAGCTCGATGAAGATGCCGTAGGCCAGCAGGCCCAGCACCACCTTGCCCACCTTCCGCTCGCGCCTTGCGCCCGTCAGGCTCAGTGCGCTCACCACCGCCAGGGTGGCGAAGGCCAGCAGGTGGTTGGCCTTGTCCCAACCGGTATCGATGCCTTCGGGCGGCTTGGGGCTGAAGGCCAGCCAGCTGATCACCAGCAGCAGCAAGGCGAGCAGGGCGCGCCAGCAAGCTCGGCCGCGCGGCGAGAACAGGATATCCATCGAGAGCCTGGTGATGTTGTCGAGGCCGGAATTCTCGTTGATGGCGACGATGCGTCGAGGTTTAATGCGGGCCATGCACCAGGCCGCCAAACTTCTTTCTCTGCCGCTCGCCTGGCTGACCTGCACATGCGCGCATGCGCAGCAGAGCGAGCCCGCCGCCACGCCCTTCCGCCCCACCGTCACCAGCGGCGCGGCGATTTCCCTGCCCGGCTGGCTGGAGCTGGAACTGGGTGGCCAGCGCCTGGGCGGGCACGGCGCCGATCGGCGCAGCAGCCTGCCCTATCTGCTCAAGTACTCGTTCAACGAGCAGTGGGCGCTCTTGCTGGGCGGCGACGCCCGTGTCAGCAGCCGGCCCGCGGGCGCGCCCGCGCTGAGCGGCATGGGCGATACCGCGCTGACGCTCAAATGGCGCGGCAGCGCCGCACCCGAGGGCACGAGCTATGGCGTCGAGGCCAGCATCAAATTCCCCACCGCGGGCACCGGCCTGGGCAGTGGTGAGCGCGACTACGGCCTGAAGGGCATCTACGGTCTGGACATCGCCGAGGGCTGGCATCTGGACGGCAACCTGCTCGCCACCCAGCTGGGTGCGGTGGATACGGGGCAGGGGCGTTTGCAGTCGGCCTGGGCGATGGCCTTGTCGCATAGCGTCGGCCCGGCCTGGACGCTGGCCGCCGACCTCTCGGGCACGCATCAGCGCGGCGCAGCGGACACGGCCCAGCTGCTGGCCGCGGCGAGCTATGCTCTGAGCCCGCGCCTGGTGCTGGACGGCGGGCTGGCGGGTGGCCTCAATCGCAATACGCCCAAGTGGACCCTGTTCGCCGGCATGACGGTGCTGCTTGGCCAGCTGCACTGATCCGCGCCCACAATGAGAAATGGCCCTTCCTTGCGGAAGGGCCATCTTCATTTTTTGGTGCCGGAGAGATGAATCGAACACCCGACCTTCTCATTACGAATGAGCTGCTCTACCGACTGAGCTACACCGGCGTCAAGCCTGCTATTCTAGCAGAGTTTATTGGGCGCTATCAAGATGGTAGGACGTGATGCGCTCAACTTCGTTCTTGGAGCCCAGCACCACGGCCACGCGCTCGTGCAGCTTGCCGGGTTTCAGGTCCATGATGCGTTCGCGCGCATTGGTGGCCGCGCCGCCCGCCTGCTCGACCAGGAAGGCCATCGGATTGGCCTCGTACATCAGGCGCAGCTTGCCGGCCTTGTTGGGCTCGCGCTTGTCCCAGGGGTACATGAAGACGCCGCCGCGGGTGAGGATGCGGTGCACATCGGCCACCATGGAGGCGATCCAGCGCATATTGAAGTTCTTGCCGCGCGGGCCCTCTTCGCCGGCCAGGCATTCATCGATATAGCGCTTCACCGGGGCATCCCAGTGGCGCATGTTCGACATATTGATGGCGAATTCCTTGGTGTCCTCGGGGATCTTCACGTCCTCATGCGTGAGCACGAAGGAGCCCTGCTCGCGGTCCAGCGTGAACATCGCGACGCCGTCGCCCACCGTCAGCACCAGGGTGGTCTGCGGGCCGTAGACGCAGTAGCCGGCCGCGGCCTGGGCCGAGCCGGGCTGCAGGAAGTCGTCCTCGCTGACACCCTTGCTGCCTTCCACCTTCTTGAGCACCGAGAAGATGGTGCCGATGGAGACGTTCACGTCGATGTTCGACGAGCCATCCAGCGGGTCGAACATCAGCAGGTACTCACCCTGCGGGAAGCGGTTCGGCACCAGGTAGATGCCTTCCATCTCCTCCGAGGCCATCGCCGCCAGGTGGCCGCCCCATTCGTTGGCCTCGATCAGCACCTCGTTGGCGATGATGTCGAGCTTCTTCTGCACCTCGCCCTGCACGTTCTCGCTGCCGGCCGTGCCCAGCACATCGCCCAGCTCGCCCTTGTTGACGCTGATGGCGATACGCTTGCAGGCGCGCGCCACCACCTCGATCAAGAGACGCAGCTCCTGCGGGATATGGCCATGCTGGCGCTGCTGCTCGATCAGGTACTGGGTCAGGCTGATGCGGCGCGTCATGCTTGCTCTCCCTTGGCCTCGGAGGCGAGTGCACGCTCGACGATCTCGCGCACATCGTTGGACAGATCGGCCTTGGCGGCGACGCGGGCGATCGCCTCGCGGGCGGCGCTGCGGTAGGGCTCGGCCAGCACGGTCCAGCGGTCCATCACGCGCGCCAGGCGGCTGGCGATCTGCGGATTGATGGCGTCCAGCGCCAGCACCTGCTCGGCCCAGAACACATAGCCGGCCGCGTCCTTGCGATGGAAGGCGGCGGGGTTGAACATGCACAGCGAGAAGATCAGGCTGCGCGCGCGGTTCGGGTTCTTGAGCGTGAAGTCCGGATGCTGCATCAGCTGCTTGACGCGCGCGAAGCTCTTGCCGTCCAGCTCGGGCGTGCGGCCCTGCAGCGCGAACCACTTGTCGATCACCAGCTCGTCGCCCTTGAAGAGGGCGTGGAAGCGTGCCAGCGCCGGCTCGGCCAGCTCGGCATGGGCGGCCACCAGGGCCGACAGGGCGCCCAGGCGGTCGGTCATATTGCCGGCGTCCTTGAAGCGCTGGTAGGCGCGGCCGGGCCACACGCTGTCGCCGCTCTGCGTGGCGTTCAGCACCAGCATCGCCAGCGCCAGATTGGCCAGCGCGCGCCGGCCCGACTGCACCGGATCGGGCGCATAGCCGGCCTTCACCTGGTGGGCCTCATAGGCCTCGGCCCAGTCGGTCGCCAGGGCCTGCGCCAGTTGCAGGCGCGCCGCTTCCACCGCGGCGTGGATGGCCTGCGGGTCGACCACGTCCAGCTGCTCGGCGATATAGGCCTCGCCGGGCAGGGTCAGGGCCAGCTCCTTGAAGGCGGCGTCCAGCTCAGCGTGGCGCAGCACGGCGCGCATCGCCTCGATATAGGCCGCGTCCAGCACCAGCGGCGCGCCGCTGCGCACCGCCGCGAGGATGCGGTTCAGCGCCAGGCGCTGGCTGGCTTCCCAGCGGTTGAAGGCGTCGCTGTCGTGCTTGAGCAGGGTCAGCAGCTCGGCATCGCTGAGGCCGTCGTCCAGCACCACCGGGGCCGAGAAGCCGCGCAGCAGCGAGGGTACGGGGGCGCTCGCCACCTCCACGAACACAAAACTCTGCTCGGCCTGGTCCAGCACCAGCACGCGCTCGGTGCCAGCCGCAGCCGCTTCGCCCTGCAGCTGCAGCGGCAAGGCCTGACCCTCGTGGGTCAGCAGACCCAGCGCCACCGGGATCACCTGGGGCAGCTTGTCGGCCTGGCCCGGCGTGGCGGGGGTGGATTGCTTGAGCGTGAGCGTGTAGGTCCGGGCCTCGGCGTCGTAGCTGCCGCGCGCCTGCAGATGCGGCGTGCCGGCC
This portion of the Paucibacter sediminis genome encodes:
- a CDS encoding TRAP transporter small permease gives rise to the protein MAVPAGLRTLARWCALAGCLCASLTALLTVASIIGRSWLARPIQGDVELTQFGIALCIALCLPWCQLQRGNIIVDFFTQAAPAPVQRGLDRLGALLLAVMLGLLAWRAGAGALAVREAGETSMILGWPMWFSYAALAPGLALSGLIALLQAWRGGAGR
- a CDS encoding TRAP transporter large permease, whose product is MTVGLAIFAAMLLLMALRVPIAAAMFIPGALGYAWMTSDMALLNLLKGSAVARLSVYDLSVIPLFLLMGQFATQGGLSRALFKAAAAFVGHKRGGLAMAAIMASAAFGAVCGSSVATCATITQVAYEEMKRGGYHGRLSTAVLATGGTLGILIPPSVPLVVYAILTEQNIAKLFAAAFVPGLIATAGYLIVIALYCRLRPELAQPSVRLPWSQRWRALLGVWPMVLIFVIVFGGIYGGLFSPTEGAAVGAIATFVTGRFSGELNNEGLRRSFLGTAETTAMVFMIFLGADMMNSSLALTQMPARLADWVGHLQVHPLVIVASILAFYIVLGCVMDELSMLLLTIPVIFPTVMGLDLWGLSPEHKAIWFGVLVLMTVGIGMLAPPVGLNVYVVNGMARDVPMNETYKGVMPFLASDLLRIVLLLFFPAVTLAALSLF
- a CDS encoding LuxR C-terminal-related transcriptional regulator codes for the protein MPGHPAHDWTEPDPALPERMVAVAAASLGLRQRAAFFVWAQTQMQGLLPHQLLVCALEQQGQWRADVFNSLPLPAPLGARLQDLRQPAWLALQRQWRQAPLSMAVAELPDELAGALGQAGYAQLLLHGAAAPGRAQRAEAWFLWARSGAAYTRAHGQLAAWLMPHLHAAWRQVQAAGQRLAEPGDAASGLTAREQQILALLCLGLSNQAIAQRLDLSALTVKNHVQKLLRKLRASNRAQAAAMAMAQRLVSV
- a CDS encoding VanZ family protein — its product is MARIKPRRIVAINENSGLDNITRLSMDILFSPRGRACWRALLALLLLVISWLAFSPKPPEGIDTGWDKANHLLAFATLAVVSALSLTGARRERKVGKVVLGLLAYGIFIELVQTQVPGRSAEAADVLADMVGVALGLLLLAGLERLPPLKR
- a CDS encoding transporter, with product MHQAAKLLSLPLAWLTCTCAHAQQSEPAATPFRPTVTSGAAISLPGWLELELGGQRLGGHGADRRSSLPYLLKYSFNEQWALLLGGDARVSSRPAGAPALSGMGDTALTLKWRGSAAPEGTSYGVEASIKFPTAGTGLGSGERDYGLKGIYGLDIAEGWHLDGNLLATQLGAVDTGQGRLQSAWAMALSHSVGPAWTLAADLSGTHQRGAADTAQLLAAASYALSPRLVLDGGLAGGLNRNTPKWTLFAGMTVLLGQLH
- a CDS encoding class 1 fructose-bisphosphatase, whose product is MTRRISLTQYLIEQQRQHGHIPQELRLLIEVVARACKRIAISVNKGELGDVLGTAGSENVQGEVQKKLDIIANEVLIEANEWGGHLAAMASEEMEGIYLVPNRFPQGEYLLMFDPLDGSSNIDVNVSIGTIFSVLKKVEGSKGVSEDDFLQPGSAQAAAGYCVYGPQTTLVLTVGDGVAMFTLDREQGSFVLTHEDVKIPEDTKEFAINMSNMRHWDAPVKRYIDECLAGEEGPRGKNFNMRWIASMVADVHRILTRGGVFMYPWDKREPNKAGKLRLMYEANPMAFLVEQAGGAATNARERIMDLKPGKLHERVAVVLGSKNEVERITSYHLDSAQ